Proteins co-encoded in one Christiangramia fulva genomic window:
- a CDS encoding GumC family protein: MEEIFDYTEKQEESNFDLKAELFKYLIYWKWLLLGMIVGGALAYLYNRYTIPKYLSEASMMITKSEDNASSSILPSSGSSASIIKLADNSLENQIVTLRSKSLIKEVVDELNHNISYYIEGKVITTEAYKTSPVIINFISPDSVVNKVSKTFLVTPINKNRFKLKEESTLYEREHEFGEIINFNGLEFTILPRPNNEDQLKSSNTTIISIRPVEDVAGSYLSRLEIGPKGKAQDILALSLVDTESRRAEDFLDQLMIQFNKNGVKDKQQVALKTTQFIQDRLQILNSELDSVETDIADFKRSNQFMDVGSGASEFISKKSSAEEQILNLETQLNVIQSVKKLLAKSDPFELLPANLGISEGNIESLIASYNQLLLQRKALLQNSTKKNPVIEDLDEQLKSLRANLMETVNSTINSLQLRLDEYQNREQKAQTRFSMFPGMEKGMRGIERQQQIKEQLYLFLLQRREEAAIAFAVTSDVAKIVDPAFTHGAPVTPQPLLILIGGILVGLIIPIIVIFVKNLLDTKVHHKGDLQSLLKSVPFIGEVPRIGTEQNDIIQINDRSPLAESFRILRTNLAYLIQKKEKDIADIIFVTSTVKGEGKTFISYNLSRTLSSTGKKVLLIGADIRNPKLHRYTHLTKGAREKGFSDYLYDYGVKPEEIISKTNDEGIAVDVILTGPIPPNPAELLMNERMEELIGEVKPLYDYIIVDTAPTMIVTDTLLISQLADYTLYVTRADFTEKNLLEFPKDLKKQGKLKGVAVILNDIDYSKFSYGAQYGYSYGYGYGYGVDKESRWERLKKKLFG, encoded by the coding sequence ATGGAAGAAATTTTCGACTATACCGAAAAGCAGGAAGAATCTAATTTTGATCTAAAAGCAGAATTATTTAAATATTTAATTTACTGGAAATGGCTTTTGCTTGGGATGATTGTTGGAGGAGCTCTGGCCTATCTTTATAACAGGTATACTATTCCGAAATATCTTTCAGAAGCAAGTATGATGATCACAAAATCTGAGGATAATGCCTCCTCAAGTATTTTGCCTTCCAGTGGTTCTTCGGCTTCGATCATAAAACTTGCAGATAACAGCCTGGAAAACCAGATCGTCACCTTGCGATCAAAAAGTCTGATCAAGGAAGTGGTTGATGAACTTAATCATAATATAAGCTACTATATTGAAGGAAAGGTAATTACCACAGAAGCTTATAAAACAAGTCCCGTTATAATTAATTTTATTTCACCCGATTCGGTGGTAAATAAAGTATCCAAAACATTTTTGGTAACACCTATTAATAAAAACAGGTTTAAGCTTAAGGAAGAATCTACACTTTACGAGCGTGAACATGAATTTGGTGAGATTATTAATTTTAATGGATTGGAATTCACCATTCTTCCACGGCCTAATAATGAAGACCAGTTAAAAAGTTCGAACACCACAATTATAAGTATCAGGCCCGTTGAGGATGTTGCCGGTTCCTATCTTTCCCGCCTGGAAATAGGTCCCAAGGGCAAAGCACAGGATATCCTTGCGCTTTCTTTGGTTGATACTGAGAGTAGGAGGGCGGAAGATTTTCTGGATCAGCTTATGATTCAGTTTAACAAAAATGGAGTAAAAGATAAGCAGCAGGTAGCTTTAAAAACCACACAATTTATTCAGGATCGACTTCAAATACTTAATTCTGAATTAGATTCGGTGGAAACTGATATCGCCGATTTTAAAAGATCCAACCAGTTTATGGATGTAGGTTCAGGAGCTTCTGAATTTATTAGTAAAAAAAGTTCTGCGGAAGAACAAATACTAAATCTGGAAACCCAGCTTAACGTTATTCAATCGGTTAAAAAGTTATTGGCGAAATCCGATCCTTTTGAGCTTTTACCGGCAAATCTTGGAATAAGTGAAGGAAATATTGAATCTTTGATCGCCAGTTATAATCAGTTGCTTCTTCAAAGGAAAGCTTTGCTTCAGAATTCTACGAAAAAAAATCCGGTTATCGAGGATTTGGATGAACAATTGAAATCTTTAAGGGCTAATCTAATGGAGACTGTCAATTCAACCATTAACTCTCTTCAATTGCGCCTTGATGAATATCAAAATCGGGAACAAAAGGCACAAACCCGATTTAGTATGTTTCCGGGAATGGAAAAGGGGATGAGAGGGATCGAACGTCAGCAGCAAATAAAAGAACAGCTCTATCTTTTTCTTCTGCAAAGAAGGGAAGAAGCAGCTATCGCTTTTGCCGTGACTTCAGATGTTGCTAAAATTGTCGATCCGGCATTTACTCATGGAGCGCCGGTAACTCCGCAACCCCTATTGATTTTGATAGGGGGCATCTTAGTTGGATTGATCATTCCTATCATTGTGATTTTTGTTAAAAACCTGCTGGATACCAAAGTTCATCATAAAGGAGATCTTCAATCTTTATTAAAATCAGTGCCTTTTATCGGAGAAGTTCCCAGGATAGGCACTGAACAGAACGATATTATCCAAATAAATGATCGTTCCCCTCTGGCTGAATCCTTTAGAATATTAAGAACAAACCTCGCGTATTTAATTCAGAAAAAAGAGAAGGATATTGCAGATATTATTTTTGTCACTTCAACGGTAAAAGGCGAAGGAAAAACCTTTATTTCCTATAATTTGTCCCGTACCCTTTCAAGCACTGGCAAAAAAGTTCTGTTGATAGGAGCTGATATCCGAAACCCGAAATTGCACCGATATACTCATTTAACAAAAGGTGCCCGGGAAAAAGGCTTTTCTGATTATCTTTATGATTATGGGGTGAAACCTGAAGAGATTATTTCTAAAACCAATGATGAGGGAATTGCAGTTGATGTGATCCTTACAGGTCCGATTCCTCCCAATCCCGCAGAACTCCTTATGAACGAACGTATGGAAGAACTTATTGGTGAAGTCAAGCCTTTATATGATTATATAATCGTGGATACGGCTCCCACTATGATAGTTACCGATACCTTGTTAATTAGTCAGTTGGCCGATTATACCTTATATGTTACCAGGGCTGATTTTACAGAGAAAAATCTTCTGGAGTTTCCAAAAGACCTCAAAAAACAGGGTAAACTCAAAGGCGTTGCGGTTATTTTAAATGATATTGATTACTCCAAATTCTCTTATGGAGCCCAATATGGTTATTCCTACGGATATGGCTACGGCTATGGTGTCGATAAAGAATCGCGTTGGGAACGCCTGAAGAAAAAACTATTCGGATAA
- a CDS encoding polysaccharide biosynthesis/export family protein yields the protein MKKLSGLLLTSILLVSLFSCATRDEVVYFQKAEDINGMKNLLDYEPVIEKNDVLRINVSSRNEEVVKPFQMNLGNQQSGGGGGQNLSLTGYLVDPKGYIQFPVLGQVKVAGKTRTELEQDLQEQIRSMVTDAVVSVRIVNFKITVLGEVGSPGRISVDDGRMTLPQLIAEAGDISYSGKRENILVIREVDGVKSMGRVDITSSDVFNNPYYYLRQNDIVYVEPTYKKIKSAGFITSYTGIFSLIGSITGLIFLFSR from the coding sequence ATGAAGAAGTTATCTGGCCTGCTCCTTACAAGTATTCTTTTAGTAAGTCTATTTAGCTGCGCGACCAGAGACGAGGTCGTTTATTTTCAGAAAGCAGAAGATATTAACGGAATGAAAAACCTGCTGGATTACGAACCGGTTATTGAAAAAAATGACGTTCTTCGTATAAATGTATCTTCACGAAATGAAGAGGTGGTAAAGCCTTTTCAAATGAATTTGGGAAATCAACAAAGTGGTGGTGGCGGTGGACAAAATCTGTCTCTAACGGGCTACCTTGTCGATCCCAAAGGCTATATTCAATTTCCGGTATTAGGCCAGGTAAAAGTAGCGGGAAAGACCCGTACAGAACTTGAGCAGGATCTGCAGGAACAAATTCGCAGCATGGTCACTGACGCCGTGGTAAGTGTACGAATTGTTAATTTTAAGATAACTGTCCTTGGAGAAGTAGGAAGCCCGGGCAGGATATCGGTAGATGACGGTAGGATGACCCTTCCGCAACTTATTGCAGAGGCTGGCGATATTTCCTATAGCGGAAAAAGAGAAAATATCCTGGTCATTAGGGAAGTTGATGGGGTTAAATCTATGGGACGGGTTGATATTACCAGTTCTGATGTTTTTAACAATCCCTATTATTACTTAAGACAAAATGATATCGTGTATGTGGAACCTACTTATAAAAAGATAAAATCAGCTGGATTTATTACCAGTTATACCGGGATCTTTTCACTTATAGGCTCTATTACAGGATTAATATTTCTATTTAGCAGATAA
- a CDS encoding polysaccharide biosynthesis protein: protein MGKLNKALKNILTGPDNALDIRNIKYLPRWAVLLIDLGLVTVSVMVTILILLDLSPVQYSLLSYFDKTAIVVGTNLFYFYVFKTYAGIIRYSSNIDAIKLLLATFSTFLTLLFINYLSLFFLGEKIFLIGGLLINLWISFSLLFLFRLGVKQVYEYFKYFQKNESLIHAVILGVDENAISIAGALDIEHPKRFKIEGFLTQNSHRSLRILDKPVLQHKGKIHKEVKALGAEAIIFSENTFSSEEKFKLVDECLEHNIAVYNAPLVSSWEENQPIAQKIKTLEIEDLLEREPIKLDPENKIAQLTGKTILVTGAAGSIGSEIVRQVAEYKPKRLIILDQAETPLHNLQLEVEAKFPDQDFKVIVCDVSNIRRLELMFKYQNIDVVYHAAAYKHVPLMESNPHEAIFVNIHGTKNLADLAVKYSVGHFVMVSTDKAVNPSNVMGASKRAAEMYVQSLYHHNTNNGIKSTKFITTRFGNVLGSNGSVVPLFKKQIENGGPVTITHPDIIRYFMTIPEACQLVLEAGAMGKGGEIFVFDMGEPVKIMDLAIKMIKLAGYQPNKNIKVRITGLRPGEKLYEELLNDECKTLPTHHKKIMIGQDVVRDYDLINNKVERIINSAYKFRNDKVVAKLKDLIPEFKSNNSSYERLDNPVQLQQK, encoded by the coding sequence ATGGGTAAATTAAATAAGGCCCTAAAAAATATTCTTACTGGCCCCGATAATGCTCTTGATATTAGAAATATCAAGTATTTACCCAGATGGGCTGTTCTTTTGATCGATTTAGGACTGGTTACTGTTTCGGTAATGGTCACCATCCTTATTTTGTTGGATCTGTCACCGGTGCAGTATAGCCTCCTCAGCTATTTCGATAAAACCGCTATAGTTGTAGGAACCAACCTTTTTTACTTTTATGTTTTTAAAACTTATGCGGGGATTATAAGATATTCTTCTAATATTGATGCGATCAAGTTGTTACTGGCAACTTTCAGCACTTTTCTTACGCTTCTTTTTATTAATTACCTAAGCTTGTTTTTCCTGGGTGAGAAAATATTTCTCATTGGAGGCCTCCTTATAAATCTTTGGATATCATTTTCATTATTGTTTCTTTTCAGGTTAGGAGTAAAGCAGGTTTATGAATATTTTAAATATTTTCAGAAAAACGAATCCTTGATCCACGCGGTGATCCTGGGAGTTGATGAAAATGCCATTTCTATTGCGGGTGCACTGGATATTGAACATCCAAAACGCTTTAAAATTGAAGGATTTTTAACCCAGAATTCCCACCGCAGTCTGCGAATTTTAGATAAGCCTGTTCTTCAGCATAAAGGAAAAATCCATAAAGAAGTAAAAGCTTTGGGAGCTGAAGCTATTATATTTTCAGAAAATACTTTTTCATCTGAAGAAAAATTCAAACTGGTTGATGAATGTCTGGAGCATAATATTGCCGTGTATAATGCCCCGCTGGTATCTTCTTGGGAAGAGAATCAGCCTATAGCTCAAAAAATCAAGACCCTGGAAATAGAGGATCTCCTGGAGAGGGAGCCCATTAAGCTCGATCCCGAAAACAAGATCGCTCAGCTTACCGGGAAAACAATATTGGTTACAGGTGCCGCGGGATCTATAGGTAGTGAGATCGTAAGGCAGGTAGCCGAATATAAACCAAAGCGACTGATAATCCTTGATCAGGCTGAAACTCCTTTGCATAACCTGCAACTTGAAGTGGAGGCAAAGTTCCCCGATCAGGATTTTAAAGTGATTGTGTGTGATGTAAGTAATATTCGCAGGCTTGAGCTAATGTTCAAATATCAGAATATTGATGTGGTTTATCATGCAGCCGCTTATAAGCACGTTCCACTCATGGAAAGTAATCCGCACGAAGCAATTTTTGTGAATATCCATGGAACTAAAAATCTTGCCGATTTGGCGGTGAAATATTCTGTAGGGCATTTTGTGATGGTTTCGACCGATAAAGCCGTGAATCCCAGCAATGTGATGGGAGCTTCAAAGAGAGCTGCGGAAATGTATGTGCAATCACTGTATCATCACAACACCAATAATGGAATAAAATCAACAAAATTTATAACTACCCGCTTTGGGAATGTTTTAGGCTCAAATGGATCTGTCGTGCCTTTATTCAAAAAGCAGATAGAGAATGGAGGTCCTGTCACCATCACTCATCCCGATATTATAAGGTATTTTATGACCATTCCCGAGGCTTGCCAACTGGTGCTGGAAGCGGGTGCTATGGGTAAAGGCGGTGAGATCTTTGTTTTTGATATGGGAGAACCGGTAAAAATAATGGATCTGGCCATTAAAATGATCAAACTTGCAGGCTACCAACCAAATAAGAATATCAAAGTGCGGATAACAGGCTTAAGGCCGGGGGAAAAACTTTACGAAGAGTTGCTGAATGATGAATGTAAAACCCTGCCTACACATCATAAGAAAATTATGATAGGCCAGGATGTTGTTCGAGATTATGATCTAATTAATAATAAAGTGGAACGAATTATTAATTCGGCGTATAAATTCAGGAATGATAAAGTGGTGGCTAAGCTTAAAGATCTAATTCCTGAGTTTAAAAGCAATAATTCGTCTTATGAACGTTTAGATAATCCGGTTCAACTCCAACAAAAATAA
- a CDS encoding DegT/DnrJ/EryC1/StrS family aminotransferase, with protein MNKDKIWLSSPHMGGNELKYINKAFEENWIAPLGPNVNEFEKDIQKYLDGEQNQGIEVAALSSGTAALHLALILAGVRRDDEVICQSMTFAASANPIVYQGATPVFIDSEKKTLNLCPVQLEKAIKDRIAKGKKPKAIIAVHLYGMPYQVDEIHRIASEYEIPVIEDSAEALGSTYKNRKCGSFGDFAVLSFNGNKIITTSGGGALITRNLSDKKKAVFLATQARDEAPHYQHSEIGYNYRLSNISAGIGRGQMEVIDKRVSQRREMFQFYVNLFRGIDGISVFDEPDVEFFSNHWLSIIFIDKQKLGIDRETLRKHLEAENIECRPLWKPMHLQPVFMNCPFYGTDVAEDLFKNGLCLPSGSNLAPKDRDRIKDAILSCLKN; from the coding sequence ATGAATAAAGATAAAATATGGCTTTCTTCCCCTCATATGGGCGGGAACGAATTAAAATATATCAATAAGGCTTTTGAAGAAAATTGGATCGCGCCTTTAGGTCCAAACGTTAATGAGTTTGAAAAGGATATTCAAAAGTACCTCGATGGAGAGCAAAATCAGGGTATTGAAGTAGCAGCATTGAGTTCCGGAACGGCAGCTCTACATCTCGCTTTAATTTTAGCCGGGGTAAGAAGGGATGATGAGGTTATTTGTCAGAGCATGACCTTTGCCGCCTCGGCTAATCCAATTGTATACCAGGGAGCTACCCCTGTTTTTATAGATAGTGAAAAGAAAACGCTAAATCTTTGCCCTGTTCAGCTGGAAAAAGCAATAAAAGATCGTATTGCCAAAGGAAAAAAGCCGAAAGCCATTATTGCGGTGCATTTATACGGGATGCCTTATCAGGTAGATGAAATCCATAGAATTGCCAGTGAATATGAAATTCCGGTTATTGAAGACAGTGCGGAAGCTTTAGGTAGTACCTATAAAAACAGGAAATGTGGCAGCTTTGGAGACTTTGCGGTATTATCTTTTAACGGTAACAAGATTATTACCACCTCCGGTGGGGGCGCTTTGATTACCCGAAACCTTTCAGATAAGAAAAAAGCAGTTTTTTTAGCGACACAGGCCAGGGATGAGGCACCACATTATCAACACAGCGAAATTGGATACAATTACAGGCTTAGTAATATATCTGCAGGAATTGGACGCGGACAAATGGAAGTAATAGATAAAAGGGTTTCGCAAAGAAGGGAAATGTTTCAATTTTACGTAAATTTGTTCCGCGGAATTGACGGCATAAGTGTATTTGACGAACCTGATGTGGAATTTTTCAGCAATCATTGGCTAAGCATTATCTTTATTGATAAGCAAAAATTAGGGATCGACAGAGAAACCTTAAGGAAGCACCTGGAGGCTGAAAACATTGAGTGTAGGCCACTCTGGAAACCCATGCATCTGCAACCAGTTTTTATGAATTGCCCGTTCTATGGTACGGATGTTGCCGAAGATTTGTTCAAAAATGGCTTATGTTTGCCAAGTGGTTCTAATCTCGCTCCTAAAGATCGGGATAGGATTAAGGATGCGATTTTAAGCTGCCTGAAAAATTAA
- a CDS encoding acetyltransferase, which translates to MLIIGASGHARVIIDIIHKLNLSIKYIVDADPDIMEIENYEVLHKVSDAMKKHTAVIGIGNNHTRYKIVREKTIENFAKPIVHPDAVVAENLKMGEGSVVMAGAVINPAAVIGKHCIINTSSIVEHEVVLEDFVHVSPGTVLTGNVKVGEGAHIGAGAVIIPGITVGKWATVGAGAVVIDDVPDFAVVVGNPGRIIKYNKCENE; encoded by the coding sequence ATGCTAATAATTGGAGCAAGCGGTCATGCCCGGGTAATTATCGATATAATTCACAAACTGAACTTATCTATAAAATACATAGTAGATGCAGACCCTGATATAATGGAGATTGAAAACTATGAAGTCCTGCATAAAGTTTCCGATGCTATGAAAAAGCATACTGCTGTTATCGGAATAGGCAATAATCATACCCGCTATAAAATAGTGAGGGAGAAAACTATTGAAAATTTTGCGAAACCCATTGTTCATCCTGATGCCGTAGTTGCTGAAAATTTAAAAATGGGAGAAGGCTCTGTGGTGATGGCGGGAGCTGTGATCAACCCCGCTGCGGTAATAGGAAAACATTGTATAATTAATACATCCTCGATTGTGGAACATGAGGTGGTTTTAGAAGATTTCGTGCATGTTTCTCCTGGAACGGTTCTTACAGGGAATGTCAAGGTAGGTGAAGGTGCACATATTGGAGCCGGAGCTGTTATTATTCCCGGGATCACCGTGGGGAAATGGGCAACAGTGGGAGCCGGTGCTGTGGTAATTGATGATGTGCCCGATTTTGCCGTGGTCGTAGGAAACCCGGGCAGGATCATCAAGTATAATAAATGCGAAAATGAATAA
- a CDS encoding sugar transferase — protein MYRKVVKPLSDFVIAFVGLLLLSPLLLVVIILLFIVNNGKPFFFQKRPGKNGKIFNIVKFRTMNDRTDKEGKLLPDAERLTFIGKIVRKTSIDEIPQLWNVLKGDMSLIGPRPLLPEYLEIYSPFQKRRHEVKPGITGWAQVNGRNAISWTRKFEYDVWYVDHLSFLLDLKIFFRTIQKVFLSEGINTANMATTEPFNGNN, from the coding sequence ATGTATAGAAAAGTAGTGAAACCTTTATCAGATTTTGTAATAGCCTTTGTGGGATTGCTGCTTTTAAGTCCGTTATTACTGGTAGTAATCATTTTACTTTTTATTGTCAATAATGGAAAGCCGTTCTTTTTTCAGAAAAGGCCGGGAAAAAATGGAAAGATTTTCAACATAGTGAAGTTCAGGACTATGAATGACAGAACTGATAAGGAGGGAAAACTTCTGCCTGATGCTGAACGCTTAACATTTATCGGTAAGATAGTAAGGAAAACTTCCATTGATGAAATCCCTCAGCTGTGGAATGTGCTGAAAGGAGATATGAGCCTAATTGGGCCGCGGCCCTTATTGCCGGAATATTTAGAGATATATTCACCTTTTCAGAAAAGGAGGCATGAGGTAAAACCGGGAATTACAGGCTGGGCGCAAGTGAATGGAAGAAATGCCATTAGCTGGACCAGGAAATTTGAATATGATGTGTGGTATGTTGATCATTTATCCTTTTTACTGGATTTGAAAATTTTTTTCAGAACTATTCAAAAAGTTTTCCTTTCAGAAGGAATTAATACGGCGAATATGGCAACTACAGAACCTTTTAACGGAAATAACTAA
- a CDS encoding glycosyltransferase family 4 protein yields the protein MEKLVRITTIPLSLEKLLEGQLTFMNQYYEVTAVSAEEERLKRYGENNGVRTYCVDMTRAITPWKDLKALTKLYNFFRKEKPLIVHTHTPKAGIIGMLAAKIAGVPIRLHTVAGLPLLEAQGNKRKLLDFVEKLTYQCATRVYPNSKELKKIILNLGYTSENKLKVLGKGSSNGIDTEYFNPDKYKDSDKVELRKNLKIPSEDFVFIFVGRLVKEKGINELVRSFVRLQNEIEDISLLLVGPLEQDLDPLDEEVLKIIQDHAKIFTTGYQVDVRPYFAISNALAFPSYREGFPNVVMQANAMDLPAIVTDINGCNEIIEEGENGFIIPVKNPEVLKEKMKILVSEPEKYQSLRKNTRKQIIENYNRKDFWEILLKEYKELEALHKHF from the coding sequence ATGGAAAAATTAGTGCGAATAACTACCATTCCTTTATCTCTGGAAAAACTTCTGGAAGGTCAGCTTACTTTTATGAATCAGTATTATGAAGTTACGGCTGTTTCCGCGGAAGAAGAACGATTGAAGAGGTATGGAGAGAATAATGGCGTCAGAACCTATTGTGTTGATATGACCCGTGCTATCACTCCATGGAAAGATTTAAAAGCACTCACTAAACTATACAATTTCTTCAGAAAAGAAAAACCTTTGATCGTCCATACCCACACTCCCAAAGCCGGAATTATAGGAATGCTGGCGGCTAAAATAGCTGGAGTTCCAATACGGCTGCATACCGTTGCCGGATTACCTTTGCTGGAAGCACAGGGGAATAAGCGTAAGCTCCTCGATTTTGTTGAAAAGCTCACTTACCAGTGTGCGACCAGGGTTTATCCTAATTCTAAAGAATTAAAAAAAATTATTTTAAACCTTGGTTATACTTCTGAAAATAAACTCAAAGTTTTAGGCAAGGGAAGCTCCAATGGCATTGACACGGAATATTTTAATCCTGATAAATATAAAGATTCCGATAAAGTAGAATTGAGGAAGAATCTAAAGATTCCTTCAGAAGATTTCGTTTTTATTTTCGTTGGCAGGCTGGTGAAGGAAAAAGGAATAAACGAACTTGTTCGGAGCTTTGTAAGGCTACAAAACGAAATTGAAGATATTTCCCTACTTTTAGTGGGGCCGTTGGAGCAGGACCTGGATCCTTTAGATGAGGAGGTGCTGAAAATTATTCAAGATCATGCTAAAATTTTCACCACGGGTTACCAGGTAGATGTAAGACCTTATTTTGCAATTTCCAATGCTCTTGCTTTCCCCAGTTACCGGGAAGGTTTTCCTAATGTGGTCATGCAGGCAAATGCCATGGATCTTCCGGCAATAGTGACCGATATAAATGGCTGTAATGAAATAATTGAGGAGGGCGAAAACGGATTTATCATTCCGGTAAAAAACCCGGAAGTTTTGAAAGAGAAGATGAAAATATTGGTTTCAGAGCCCGAAAAATATCAGAGTCTGAGAAAAAACACCCGGAAACAGATAATTGAAAATTATAACCGAAAAGATTTCTGGGAAATTTTGTTAAAAGAATATAAAGAATTAGAAGCCCTTCATAAACATTTTTAA
- a CDS encoding glycosyltransferase family 4 protein: MKILYYTTSYHASHGGSIQSIEFFRHLDKDKSVEKYLFPETGKDSIKKPRKDNGIKSFLKKFGLFQAVSFFRRNRFYFSGLIKRIREVKPDVLILQMDSNFLQIDKLRKLFPDLLICAQINGSPFDEFYRNITFRNLFIKKQRHSYTKSDLNFFISDFSRQRIMGSDLDESRDKVIYNGTDISKFFPLPDKKEIREKLGYPEDKIIIGYIGTLDFHKKLLRLTEAFREIEKELPDTALVIIGDGPAYSKIHHFIKHYSLENKIILKGWIKHEQVNEHLNCFDIAVHHYANHYMNPLKIFEYLAAGLPVIAPDIDSVKKIFRNNEDLIISSEDNRFLKEDLLRLIENKDFREGLRNNHQTIERIAKKYTWDCYSQTIIQEINQKLNKSLEED; this comes from the coding sequence ATGAAGATTCTTTATTATACTACTTCTTATCACGCCAGTCACGGCGGGAGTATTCAATCTATTGAATTTTTTCGGCATCTTGATAAAGATAAATCGGTTGAGAAATATTTGTTTCCTGAAACAGGTAAGGATTCCATAAAAAAGCCGCGAAAAGATAATGGAATAAAGTCCTTTTTAAAAAAGTTCGGTCTTTTTCAGGCAGTTTCCTTTTTCAGAAGGAATAGATTTTATTTTTCTGGCCTGATTAAAAGGATAAGAGAGGTAAAACCCGATGTGCTCATTTTACAAATGGATTCAAATTTTCTTCAAATTGACAAGCTGCGAAAGCTTTTTCCGGATCTTTTAATTTGTGCGCAGATAAATGGTTCTCCATTTGATGAATTTTACAGGAATATAACTTTCAGAAATTTATTTATAAAAAAACAAAGGCATTCCTATACAAAAAGTGATCTGAATTTCTTTATTTCCGACTTTTCCCGTCAGCGTATTATGGGAAGTGATCTTGACGAGAGCCGGGATAAAGTGATTTATAACGGTACTGATATCAGTAAATTTTTTCCACTGCCCGATAAAAAGGAAATTCGAGAAAAGCTTGGTTATCCGGAAGATAAAATAATAATCGGTTATATTGGAACCCTTGATTTTCATAAAAAATTACTTCGATTAACCGAAGCCTTCAGAGAAATCGAAAAAGAACTACCTGATACGGCTCTTGTTATTATTGGCGATGGACCGGCGTATTCAAAAATTCATCATTTTATAAAACATTATTCTTTAGAAAATAAAATTATTCTCAAAGGTTGGATAAAGCATGAACAGGTGAATGAGCATCTCAACTGTTTTGATATAGCGGTACATCATTATGCCAACCATTACATGAATCCGCTGAAGATTTTTGAATATCTCGCCGCAGGGTTACCTGTAATTGCACCGGATATAGATTCAGTAAAGAAAATTTTTCGAAATAATGAAGATTTGATTATTTCTTCAGAAGATAATCGCTTCTTAAAAGAAGACCTGTTGAGATTAATTGAAAACAAGGATTTCAGGGAAGGTTTGAGGAATAATCATCAAACTATTGAAAGGATCGCCAAAAAATATACCTGGGATTGTTATTCTCAAACAATTATTCAGGAAATAAACCAGAAATTAAATAAGTCTTTAGAGGAAGATTAA
- a CDS encoding glycosyltransferase family 29 protein has translation MNKVIRHLYGKYLFHISVAEFDPVAEFSQKKIAVIGAADTALIKSNREIIEASDIVIRVNKAPHAWEPSLDKYMGKRIDILYHSFFENEQSGGGEIDLDLYTKFGIQKIINPNNNSLGRKAQLNFYKRKKQRIPTYLLNKEISENISSRFGSHLPTIGFYALASSLIPQTEQVFIAGFSFFKTAYYKGYRDHLEDQRDNENHIAAQGLHSPDKEFQVFKDFLRTSPSKKIILDDYLEKIIEPET, from the coding sequence TTGAATAAAGTTATACGACACCTGTACGGGAAATACCTTTTCCATATTTCTGTAGCCGAATTTGATCCCGTAGCCGAATTCAGTCAAAAGAAAATTGCGGTCATAGGAGCGGCAGACACAGCCCTTATTAAATCAAACAGGGAAATAATTGAAGCTTCTGATATTGTTATTCGCGTAAATAAAGCTCCGCATGCGTGGGAGCCTTCCCTGGATAAATATATGGGGAAGCGGATCGACATTTTATACCATAGTTTTTTTGAAAATGAGCAGAGTGGAGGCGGGGAAATAGATTTGGACCTTTATACCAAATTTGGAATTCAAAAAATTATCAATCCTAATAATAATTCATTAGGAAGAAAAGCCCAATTGAATTTTTATAAAAGGAAAAAACAAAGAATTCCCACCTATTTGTTAAATAAAGAAATTTCTGAAAATATCTCTTCGAGATTTGGTTCTCATTTACCAACTATCGGTTTTTATGCGCTTGCTTCTTCCCTTATTCCTCAAACCGAACAGGTCTTTATCGCCGGCTTTAGTTTTTTTAAAACTGCGTATTATAAAGGCTATCGCGATCATCTCGAAGATCAAAGAGATAACGAAAATCATATCGCTGCGCAGGGCTTACATTCACCCGATAAAGAATTTCAGGTTTTTAAAGATTTTCTTAGGACTTCACCCTCAAAAAAAATTATCTTGGACGATTATTTAGAAAAAATTATCGAGCCTGAAACTTAA